The Zygotorulaspora mrakii chromosome 3, complete sequence genome includes a region encoding these proteins:
- the MCM7 gene encoding DNA replication licensing factor MCM7 (similar to Saccharomyces cerevisiae CDC47 (YBR202W); ancestral locus Anc_8.531): MNAALPSIQLSVDYTTLLSEINDFLLHFKQDFAETKNSNDVDIDIDVAQEFEQIGDGPKYLKFLQQVANREVNTVFVELDDIFQYQRQKFIENNGSTDLVGKIEENANHFTELFCRSIYSIMPLPTKELNYKDDVLDVILNQRRLRNERTVSERANEIRNERTVSERANEIRNETFTDIGQEPSSMSDALREVAEEESELFPANLTRRYDLYFKPLSSKYAHTKKERIPSSTPLSVRQIKGDHLGRLITVKGIVTRVSDVKPAVMVVAYTCDQCGYEVFQEVHSKTFTPLVECTSKECLQNQTRGQLFMSTRASKFSAFQECRIQELSQQVPVGHIPRSLTIHVNGSLVRSLSPGDIVDVTGIFLPSPYTGFKALKAGLLTETYLESQYIYQHKNKFATFELSQDAHNRVTEMIEEGNIYERLAKSIAPEIYGNLDVKKALLLLLVGGVDKRVGDGMKIRGDINVCLMGDPGVAKSQLLKSIVKISPRGVYTTGKGSSGVGLTAAVMKDPVTDEMILEGGALVLADNGICCIDEFDKMDESDRTVIHEVMEQQTISISKAGINTTLNARTSILAAANPLYGRYNPRLSPLENINLPAALLSRFDILFLLLDMPNKEEDEKLAEHVAFVHMYNKQPDLDFTPIDPSRMREYIAVAKSKRPVIGKEVNEYLVQSYVRLRQDSKREMDSKFSFGQATPRTLLGIIRLSQALAKLRLADAVERDDVEEALRLTKVSKESLYQDRKAVSHEDENPITKIFTIVKKMAQDTGDQFKKGLQYENIVKVLRSRGFTMLQISNCIQEYSYLNVWHLINEGTTLKFVDDGSMEEPISADRAESNSYDSDTDMTGA; this comes from the coding sequence ATGAATGCTGCATTGCCCTCTATTCAACTTTCTGTTGACTACACTACGTTACTATCAGaaatcaatgattttttacTACATTTCAAACAAGATTTTGCAGAGActaaaaattcaaatgacGTTGATATAGACATAGATGTTGCTCAAGAGTTCGAGCAGATAGGAGATGGTCCAAAATACTTAAAATTTCTACAACAAGTGGCTAATAGGGAAGTCAATACCGTCTTTGTTGAGTTGGATGATATCTTCCAATATCAGCGACAGAAATTCATAGAGAACAATGGTTCAACAGATCTAGTCggcaaaattgaagaaaacgcCAATCATTTCACAGAGCTTTTCTGCCGCTCGATCTACAGTATTATGCCGCTACCCACAAAGGAGCTAAATTACAAGGATGACGTTTTAGACGTTATTTTAAATCAAAGACGGTTAAGAAATGAGAGAACAGTCTCGGAAAGAGCCAATGAGATAAGAAATGAGAGAACAGTCTCGGAAAGAGCCAATGAGATAAGAAATGAGACTTTTACTGATATTGGCCAAGAGCCATCATCAATGTCGGATGCTCTTAGGGAAGTAGCAGAGGAGGAATCGGAATTGTTTCCGGCAAATTTAACGAGAAGGTACGATCTGTATTTCAAACCACTGTCTTCAAAATACGCTCATACCAAAAAGGAGAGAATACCTAGCTCAACGCCGCTCTCCGTAAGACAGATAAAAGGCGACCATTTAGGTAGGTTGATTACCGTGAAGGGAATAGTTACCAGAGTATCTGATGTCAAACCTGCCGTCATGGTTGTGGCCTACACTTGTGATCAATGTGGTTACGAAGTGTTTCAAGAGgttcattcaaaaacattcACTCCACTGGTTGAATGCACATCAAAGGAATGTTTACAGAATCAAACAAGAGGTCAATTATTCATGAGTACGAGAGCTTCCAAATTTAGTGCATTTCAAGAATGTAGAATACAAGAATTATCACAGCAGGTTCCTGTGGGACATATTCCAAGATCATTAACCATTCATGTTAACGGCTCACTTGTCAGATCTTTGTCGCCTGGGGATATCGTGGATGTGACAGGTATATTTCTTCCATCTCCATATACAGGTTTTAAGGCTTTGAAAGCTGGTTTATTAACTGAAACCTACTTGGAGTCACAATATATTTATCAacataaaaataaatttgcaACTTTTGAGCTTTCACAGGATGCTCATAATCGTGTCACTGAAATGATTGAAGAAGGTAATATTTACGAGAGACTAGCAAAGTCAATTGCTCCAGAAATTTACGGAAACTTAGATGTCAAAAAGGctttattgttattattggTTGGTGGTGTTGATAAAAGAGTTGGCGACGGTATGAAGATTAGAGGTGACATAAATGTCTGTTTAATGGGCGATCCCGGTGTTGCGAAATCACAACTTTTAAAATCTATTGTTAAGATTTCTCCAAGAGGTGTTTACACTACCGGTAAAGGTTCCTCTGGTGTCGGATTAACTGCAGCTGTTATGAAAGACCCCGTTACAGATGAAATGATATTGGAAGGTGGTGCTTTAGTCTTAGCTGATAACGGTATTTGCtgtattgatgaatttgataaaatggACGAAAGTGATAGAACCGTTATCCATGAAGTCATGGAACAGCAAACTATTTCTATCTCTAAAGCAGGTATTAATACAACATTGAATGCGAGAACTTCAATTTTAGCAGCAGCAAATCCTCTATATGGTCGTTATAATCCAAGGCTATCTCCattggaaaatataaatttaCCAGCAGCTCTGCTATCACGTTTCGATATTCTATTCTTGTTGCTGGATATGCCTAacaaggaagaagatgaaaagttggCAGAACATGTCGCTTTCGTTCACATGTATAATAAGCAACCGGACTTAGATTTCACTCCTATAGATCCATCTAGAATGCGGGAATATATTGCGGTTGCCAAATCGAAAAGACCCGTAATAGGTAAAGAAGTTAATGAGTATCTTGTTCAATCTTATGTCAGGTTAAGGCAGGACTCAAAAAGGGAAAtggattcaaaattctctttCGGACAAGCAACACCAAGAACACTGCTTGGCATTATCAGATTATCACAAGCATTGGCAAAACTGAGATTAGCGGACGCTGTTGAACGAGATGACGTCGAAGAGGCTTTAAGATTAACCAAAGTCTCTAAGGAATCGTTATATCAGGACAGAAAAGCCGTAAGTCATGAAGACGAAAATCCAATTACGAAAATTTTCACAATCGTGAAAAAGATGGCTCAGGACACTGGAGATCAGTTCAAGAAAGGTTTACAATATGAGAATATTGTGAAAGTTTTAAGGTCAAGAGGGTTTACAATGCTACAGATTAGTAATTGTATTCAAGAATACAGTTATTTGAATGTGTGGCATTTAATAAATGAGGGTACCACGTTGAAATTTGTCGATGATGGGTCAATGGAAGAGCCCATATCAGCAGATAGAGCAGAGTCAAACTCTTATGATTCTGACACTGACATGACAGGTGCTTGA
- a CDS encoding purine-nucleoside phosphorylase, producing the protein MLAANLLTLALAPAALAFPLFKRSANSSNFLDTPQVNSSEIANNFTISTNATQTVSLIQPASTSTGDISVGSGGKFGSIFKPKVFIVNMFTREETTWITNENLTVNITVPMLSPLYPHVHSNENFTVMSFTTGEGEINAASSITALLMSPLFDFSETYFIVSGIAGGSPNLTTIGSVTFPKYAVQVGLAYEIDSREIPSDWPYGYVNFGTNRTNMPPSTIYGSEIFELNENLRNRAMWLASNVSLSNGTVGNVAFRDRYNSSLAAYQPPKIVACDTATSDVYWSGNNIAKVVEDFFAVISNNTATYCSTQQEDNATLEAIMRAAQFGIADYNRVVIQRGISDFDRAPPGLNATEFFFDANQGGSRAAVNNLYTVGSVLVNDIIENWDSLYQVNHFQPGNYIGDYFETLGGDKNFKK; encoded by the coding sequence ATGCTTGCCGCCAATCTGTTGACTCTAGCACTCGCTCCAGCAGCGCTCGCttttccacttttcaaGAGAAGTGccaattcttccaattttcttgatacTCCACAGGTCAATTCATCAGAGATTGCCAACAACTTTACTATTAGTACAAATGCAACTCAGACGGTGTCTTTGATTCAACCAGCTAGCACTTCTACTGGGGATATTTCTGTTGGAAGCGGTGGGAAATTTGGCTCCATTTTCAAGCCAAAGGTCTTCATTGTCAACATGTTCACGAGGGAGGAGACAACATGGATCACAAACGAGAATCTGACTGTTAACATCACAGTGCCAATGCTTTCGCCATTGTACCCACATGTTCATTCTAACGAAAACTTCACCGTCATGTCATTCACTACTGGTGAGGGTGAAATCAACGCTGCCTCTTCCATTACTGCGCTACTAATGTCGCCTTTGTTTGACTTCTCAGAGACTTATTTCATCGTTTCCGGTATTGCTGGCGGTTCTCCAAATCTAACGACAATCGGCTCTGTTACTTTCCCTAAATATGCAGTTCAAGTTGGTTTAGCTTATGAAATTGACTCAAGGGAGATTCCTTCTGATTGGCCATACGGCTACGTCAATTTCGGTACCAACAGAACAAATATGCCACCAAGTACTATCTACGggtctgaaatttttgaactgAACGAAAACTTGAGAAACAGAGCAATGTGGTTGGCTTCAAATGTTTCTTTGAGTAATGGTACTGTTGGAAACGTTGCATTCAGAGACAGATACAATAGTTCCTTAGCCGCATATCAACCACCAAAGATTGTCGCCTGTGACACTGCTACTTCTGACGTATACTGGTCTGGTAACAATATTGCAAAAGtagttgaagatttttttgccgTAATATCCAATAACACTGCGACCTACTGTTCAACTCAGCAGGAAGACAACGCGACTCTAGAAGCAATTATGAGAGCTGCCCAGTTCGGCATTGCTGACTATAATAGAGTCGTGATACAGAGAGGTATCAGTGATTTCGATAGAGCTCCTCCAGGTTTGAATGCCACTGAGTTCTTTTTCGATGCGAACCAAGGTGGGTCCCGTGCAGCAGTCAATAACTTGTACACCGTTGGTTCTGTGTTGGTAAAcgatatcattgaaaattggGATTCACTATACCAAGTCAATCATTTCCAACCTGGAAATTATATTGGTGACTACTTTGAAACTCTAGGAGGCGAcaagaacttcaaaaaataa
- the UBR1 gene encoding E3 ubiquitin-protein ligase UBR1 (similar to Saccharomyces cerevisiae UBR1 (YGR184C); ancestral locus Anc_5.190) → MDSDLTLKELQRHIRSTLRSIHDLEYTRHVRGPTERTEMDKMLREVVFTYLYFSISNGGQSLPVLFPRPNQKISEEGNEGVDFYPRSYEDVFSAHKVADSVRKPFYSVDESRSHKSHKHTGRSCGRKFLVGEPIYRCLECGYDDTCVLCIDCFNPMDHKGHHVYTEICADFNTGICDCGDPEAWNNTLHCKAEEDEVDDVDSVDFSDEKYSGIFEIVLSEVFDYFIDVFNQNIEPLPTLQKDITLKLREMIQQGKLMERAEFLKALAYKNEFIMSDSRSPDNIDEVDVLFKTSIPSGLMDLKNYTVIIYNDEYHNYSQATTALRQGVPDNKHTDLLASKIDSEGRAMLKCSTNLSDVIGGFFAVQTNGLSATLTTWSEYIHQETCKYIISWLSHCLNVPNPSFQNSFRSSMGKVLCSEYTEASNTVDVTRIIQKYFGNKCDETNPCRFADLSVLDEGNKIPFGHHKILAETSLDSISNNINEVYMSKSRAYTNSRLQHIFYFDNRYWKKLRKSIQNVIIPTLSSSNIYKPLFCAQVVEIFNHISRSVAYMDREPQLTALRECVVQLFTCPTNAMMIFNSGAFKDVLWSVIDIFREFSKLEGGLLVWQRVQKSNPTNSYTLSFRQGLYAVETLLSKVTDCNILLKPAEFISIVTLCKLFNGAWKIKRKEGEHVLHENQHFIPYSEYTTSIYTIIDTIDKILDNSKTNIDLSLLLNAIKLLTTFLGHRSLSYAIVDDSQDIIKFEVHKDRVAFMNPVHTLFSFLIEKAPLNSALKATTGCSDFLIISDFALRSVVLCAQIDVGFWVRNGMSVLHQSSYYKNNPELSSYTRDIHLNQLAFLRESDDIPRVIYNTLDRWELLKRFKGDVDFDKTIYEDKINPIIQQFIAFIYQVLTERQFFVKFPSAKEKKIFHIENAIMHTLCNEPVSYSKLLRSIPDYLTEDAADLESALKKVSVFVEPTGLADSGVFKLKNEYYSKVDPLKLLNIANEFETSAAIIKGQLAKGKKEIAKVVLQPQILPPDMLDGNAGRLGEFTRTDLFAKLIYKLLQVSIERSDGAFLYELLHLIHAIFKDDELVNGKDSVPKAYLSKSICNQLLLISNASQATFSDFIRRKADYLLENMILKRPAEIFDSLITSFGHQYVEDYKAKRVDQGIKLEEDEKARKKRLVKKRQEKLLAKFNNQQKKFMKENESTFTHNEGSGNDYDADMKDESLYESEDFACSLCQDDTSTDLFVMPVYHDHTPIFRPGDILNPKEFATEWTGFFQDDQKLTYHDDETLKVLQNNGSLGSRKVVVSCNHSIHHSCFKRYVQKKRFSTNAFICPLCQTYSNCVLPIRPTSKVNTGLTLDSLVNEEISVDILSKLFGAMSAAEFKNVYSTFNLVNLHSHSYDRTARNTPGFENKDTSFILSVHWANTVSMLEIASRLDSPTDASFLRGKEQKYKTLKYTLVSILLMCYGIGKPNPSFDPYADLDVIWHENQLFQYIVKKCLYSNESLKDTVSRAFAHYSKQHLDMFISGLQSKDTELLYNKALSCGGLINARDAGVLSALRMIIAPQVNDPKLLSITYDLAYTSLIKNILPTIRRCLILLKVFHDLLKDKDDDEFIINDTVVEEIIIPSDLPRFVDGFLKVTTHYNSLSQLLCVGCAKLEPSNERYLQNIPFEYSGVIKLINLAKYLNTYVTNTKRIGLREEHSAHLPNAKNRLDFKICLTCGVKVHLRMDRQEMSKHLCNYCFKPFGAFLVPNTNEVCLYLLQPASKIYVSAPYLNSHGEAGRNAMKRGDLTTLNLKRYEYLNKLWINNEIPGYISRVMGDEFRVNILSNGYIFTFNRNFRLRRAPTRDDGEDDDFDDDAEPFGGHSSDEDERDIEMVDDRIADLGDGAFLTNMGNPEITNQENGTTALNALDNIRNAIANGFNGGDAPDPARLLYFFPPEMRGLNVLVDMEEDDEILDNANDAESVQEVANDHAEHGQEEQEAVEVNNEEQNLEQEREHEHEHEHQHEQGFSENTNLDPTV, encoded by the coding sequence ATGGATTCTGATTTAACGTTAAAGGAGTTACAGAGACATATAAGAAGCACACTACGATCCATTCATGATCTTGAATATACAAGACATGTGAGAGGGCCAACTGAGCGGACGGAAATGGATAAAATGCTGCGAGAGGTAGTATTTACATATTTGTACTTTTCGATATCGAATGGGGGACAAAGTTTACCTGTACTTTTTCCGCGGCCTAATCAGAAGATAAGCGAAGAAGGTAATGAAGGTGTGGATTTTTATCCACGATCTTACGAGGATGTTTTCAGCGCACATAAAGTAGCAGACTCCGTTCGTAAACCCTTTTATTCGGTGGATGAGTCGAGATCACACAAGAGTCATAAGCACACGGGTAGATCATGCGGTAGAAAATTTCTGGTTGGAGAACCAATCTATAGGTGTTTAGAATGTGGATATGATGACACATGCGTACTGTGCATTGATTGTTTTAATCCCATGGATCACAAGGGACATCATGTTTACACAGAAATTTGTGCCGATTTTAATACTGGGATATGTGACTGTGGTGATCCAGAGGCTTGGAATAACACTCTACACTGTAAAGctgaagaggatgaagTTGATGACGTTGATTCAGTGGATTTTTCGGATGAAAAGTATTCTGGTATTTTTGAGATAGTATTGAGCGAAGTATTTGATTACTTTATTGATGttttcaatcaaaatataGAACCACTGCCCACTTTGCAGAAGGATATCACCTTGAAGTTGAGGGAAATGATTCAGCAAGGAAAGTTAATGGAAAGAgcagaatttttgaaggcaCTTGcttataaaaatgaatttatcaTGAGCGATTCGCGTAGTCCAGATAATATAGATGAGGTTGACGTTTTATTTAAAACCTCGATACCGTCAGGGCTaatggatttgaaaaattatacTGTTATAATATACAATGATGAGTACCATAATTATTCACAGGCAACGACAGCTCTTAGACAAGGTGTTCCTGACAATAAACATACAGATCTTTTGGCTTCTAAAATCGATTCGGAGGGACGTGCAATGCTCAAATGCTCAACTAATCTATCAGACGTCATTGGAGGCTTTTTTGCAGTACAAACAAACGGTTTAAGTGCAACCTTGACGACTTGGTCTGAATATATCCATCAGGAAACATGTAAATATATCATTTCCTGGCTCTCTCATTGTTTGAATGTGCCTAATCCAAGTTTTCAGAACAGTTTTCGAAGCTCAATGGGCAAAGTTTTGTGTTCAGAATATACAGAAGCTTCTAACACAGTTGACGTGACAAGGATTATACAGAAATACTTTGGTAATAAATGTGACGAAACCAATCCGTGTAGATTCGCTGATTTATCTGTCCTCGATGAAGGTAATAAGATACCTTTCGGCCACCATAAAATATTGGCTGAAACAAGTTTGGATTCGATATCCAACAATATCAATGAAGTGTACATGTCTAAGTCAAGAGCCTATACAAATAGTAGGTTACAACATATATTCTATTTCGATAATAGGTATTGGAAGAAACTGAGAAAGAGTATACAAAATGTCATCATTCCAACTTTATCCTCATCTAATATTTATAAACCTTTGTTTTGTGCGCAAGTGGTTGAGATATTCAATCATATTTCAAGATCAGTGGCATATATGGATAGAGAACCCCAATTGACAGCGCTTAGGGAATGTGTCGTTCAATTATTCACATGTCCCACGAACGCCATGATGATTTTCAACAGCGGAGCTTTTAAGGATGTCCTTTGGTCCGTAATAGATATTTTCAGGGAGTTTTCCAAGTTAGAGGGTGGCTTATTGGTATGGCAAAGAGTCCAAAAGAGTAATCCTACAAACAGCTATACCCTGTCATTTAGACAAGGCTTATATGCCGTAGAAACATTGTTGAGTAAAGTAACTGATTGCAATATTTTGCTCAAGCCTGCGGAATTCATTTCCATTGTAACACTTTGCaagcttttcaatggtgcttggaaaatcaaaagaaaagaaggtgAACACGTTTTGCATGAAAATCAGCATTTTATTCCATATTCGGAATATACAACTTCCATTTATACCATCATTGACACCATTGATAAAATACTCGACAATTCAAAGACCAATATCGATTTAAGCTTACTTTTGAATGCCATTAAACTTTTGACAACATTTTTAGGTCATAGGTCCCTTAGTTACGCAATTGTGGATGATTCTCAAgatattatcaaatttgaagTACACAAGGACAGAGTTGCATTTATGAACCCTGTTCATactcttttttcctttttgatCGAAAAAGCACCACTAAATTCTGCCTTAAAAGCTACCACCGGTTGCTCAGACTTCCTTATTATTTCCGATTTTGCATTAAGATCTGTAGTCTTGTGCGCTCAAATTGATGTTGGGTTCTGGGTACGGAATGGTATGTCCGTACTACACCAATCTTCTTATTACAAAAACAATCCGGAGTTAAGTTCCTATACTAGGGATATTCATCTGAATCAATTGGCTTTTTTGCGTGAAAGTGATGATATACCACGGGTGATCTATAATACTCTCGATAGATGGGAACTTCTAAAGCGGTTCAAAGGTGATGTAGATTTTGATAAAACGATATATGAAGATAAAATCAACCCCATCATTCAACAATTTATCGCCTTCATTTACCAAGTTTTGACTGAAAGACAATTCTTCGTCAAGTTTCCCTCagcaaaggaaaagaaaatatttcacaTTGAAAATGCTATAATGCACACTTTATGCAATGAGCCTGTATCGTACTCAAAATTACTAAGATCGATTCCTGACTATCTGACGGAAGATGCAGCAGATCTAGAGTCAGCTTTGAAGAAAGTTTCTGTATTTGTGGAACCTACAGGCTTGGCCGACAGCGGCgtattcaaattgaaaaatgagtATTACTCCAAAGTGGATCCTCTCAAACTTTTGAACATAGctaatgaatttgaaacaaGCGCTGCAATAATAAAAGGTCAACTGGCCAAGGGAAAGAAGGAAATCGCAAAAGTGGTGTTACAACCGCAAATTTTGCCGCCAGATATGTTAGATGGAAATGCCGGGAGATTAGGAGAGTTTACCAGAACAGACTTATTCGCTAAACTAATATATAAGCTTCTTCAagtttcaattgaaagatcGGACGGGGCATTTTTGTATGAATTGCTCCATTTAATTCATGCCATATTCAAGGATGATGAGCTTGTCAATGGAAAAGACTCTGTTCCCAAAGCTTATTTATCAAAGTCAATCTGCAATCAGTTATTGCTAATATCAAATGCAAGTCAAGCAACTTTTTCCGATTTCATAAGGCGGAAAGCAGATTATTTATTGGAAAACATGATACTTAAGAGACctgctgaaatttttgactcTTTAATAACTAGTTTTGGTCATCAATATGTCGAGGACTATAAAGCCAAGAGAGTCGACCAGGGTATCaaacttgaagaagatgagaaagCTCGAAAGAAAAGGCTGGTTAAGAAACGTCAAGAAAAGCTGCTAGCTAAATTCAACAACCAGCAGAAGAAGTTCATGAAAGAAAACGAGTCAACATTCACTCATAATGAGGGTTCTGGCAATGATTATGATGCTGACATGAAAGACGAGTCTTTGTATGAGTCAGAGGATTTTGCATGTTCTTTGTGCCAAGATGACACTTCAACAGATCTCTTTGTTATGCCTGTGTACCATGATCATACACCCATCTTCCGTCCTGGTGACATTTTGAACCCTAAGGAGTTTGCAACTGAATGGACtggattttttcaagacgACCAGAAACTTACCTACCATGACGATGAGACCTTAAAAGTTTTACAAAATAATGGTAGTTTGGGCTCGCGAAAAGTTGTTGTTTCTTGTAACCACAGCATTCACCATAGCTGTTTCAAACGATATGTTCAGAAGAAGCGGTTTTCCACTAATGCATTTATATGTCCGTTATGTCAGACCTATTCCAACTGTGTTTTACCTATTCGCCCAACTTCTAAAGTGAATACAGGATTAACACTGGACTCTCTAGTGAATGAAGAGATTTctgttgatattctgtCCAAATTATTTGGAGCCATGAGTGCAGCAGAGTTTAAAAATGTATACTCAACTTTTAACCTAGTGAATCTACACTCTCATTCCTATGATAGGACAGCTCGAAATACACCtggttttgaaaataagGACACATCATTCATTTTATCTGTCCATTGGGCAAATACAGTTTCTATGCTAGAGATAGCTTCCAGGTTAGACTCTCCAACCGATGCAAGCTTTTTACGGGGCAAAGAGCAGAAGTATAAGACTCTCAAATATACTTTagtttcaattttattaaTGTGCTATGGGATAGGAAAACCAAACCCAAGCTTTGATCCATACGCGGACTTGGATGTAATTTGGCATGAAAATCAACTATTTCAATACATTGTTAAAAAGTGTTTGTATTCAAACGAGTCTTTAAAAGACACTGTATCGAGGGCCTTTGCTCACTACTCGAAGCAGCATCTCGATATGTTTATCAGTGGCCTTCAGTCGAAAGATACAGAGTTGTTGTATAACAAAGCGTTGAGCTGTGGAGGTCTAATAAATGCACGTGATGCTGGAGTATTGTCTGCTTTGAGAATGATAATCGCGCCGCAGGTAAACGATCCTAAACTTTTGAGTATAACTTATGATTTGGCTTACACCTCTTTGATCAAGAATATTTTGCCAACCATTAGACGCTGCTTAATTCTCTTAAAAGTATTTCATGATCTGTTGAAGGACAAAGATGACGATGAGTTTATAATCAATGACACTGTCGTGGAAGAGATAATCATACCCTCTGACCTCCCCAGATTTGTTGATggctttttgaaagtcaCTACTCATTATAATTCTTTGTCTCAATTATTGTGTGTTGGTTGTGCAAAATTGGAACCTAGTAATGAGCGATATTTACAGAACATTCCATTTGAGTACTCTGGTGTTATAAAACTAATCAATTTGGCAAAGTATCTAAATACTTATGTGACGAACACCAAGAGAATAGGATTACGAGAAGAACATTCAGCTCATCTCCCAAATGCCAAAAATAGGttagatttcaaaatatgtttAACATGTGGGGTCAAAGTTCATCTGCGAATGGATCGTCAAGAAATGTCTAAACATTTGTGCAACTATTGTTTTAAACCTTTTGGGGCTTTTCTGGTACCTAACACAAATGAGGTCTGTCTCTATCTCCTGCAGCCagcatcaaaaatttaCGTCTCTGCACCTTATCTGAATTCACACGGTGAGGCTGGCAGAAACGCCATGAAAAGAGGGGACTTGACAACGttaaatttgaagaggTACGAATATCTAAATAAATTGTGGatcaataatgaaattcCTGGTTATATAAGCAGAGTGATGGGTGATGAATTTAGAGTCAACATTTTATCCAATGGGTATATATTTACTTTCAACAGGAATTTTCGTCTTCGGAGAGCCCCAACCCGTGATGACGGCgaggatgatgattttgatgatgatgctGAACCTTTTGGTGGTCATTCtagtgatgaagatgaaagagataTAGAAATGGTGGATGATCGTATAGCTGATCTGGGTGACGGTGCATTTTTAACGAATATGGGCAATCCTGAAATAACTaatcaagaaaatgggACTACAGCTTTGAACGCATTGGATAATATCAGAAATGCAATCGCAAATGGATTCAATGGCGGTGAT